The Leucobacter chromiiresistens genome has a window encoding:
- a CDS encoding M23 family metallopeptidase, whose protein sequence is MPPIANPLTGGATAPGGGAVAQESPERRRPRLRSFIVGSSALASVAVLVAGAVFPATTAALADSPVLANRQQAFVTGDTTDTPSLIDEIQISPVTIAAPDLGLNGGSLTVSGLADTKLEYPFAQEVPLTDGFGYRPAPVAGFHDAQDMGAAGGTPIRIVGDGVITEAGWASDGCGFSLQVQHQVAGQNVFSRYCHMQANSHSWQVGQPVKGGDQAGLVGTTGMSFGNHLHLVMRVEDEPVDPLPFIAANSK, encoded by the coding sequence ATGCCGCCCATCGCTAACCCCCTTACCGGAGGGGCGACTGCCCCAGGTGGCGGGGCAGTCGCCCAGGAGAGCCCGGAGCGGCGTCGTCCGAGGCTGCGCAGCTTCATCGTCGGCAGCTCGGCGCTCGCCAGCGTCGCCGTACTCGTCGCAGGCGCCGTCTTCCCGGCGACCACCGCCGCACTCGCCGACAGCCCCGTGCTCGCAAACCGACAACAGGCCTTCGTCACTGGGGACACCACCGACACCCCATCGCTCATCGACGAGATCCAGATCTCCCCGGTCACCATCGCCGCTCCTGACCTCGGATTGAACGGCGGGTCGCTCACTGTCAGCGGTCTCGCCGACACGAAGCTGGAATACCCCTTCGCCCAGGAAGTGCCCCTTACCGATGGCTTCGGGTACCGCCCCGCGCCGGTTGCAGGCTTCCACGACGCGCAGGATATGGGCGCCGCCGGCGGCACCCCGATCCGCATCGTCGGAGACGGTGTGATTACCGAGGCTGGTTGGGCCTCCGACGGGTGCGGCTTCTCGCTGCAAGTCCAGCACCAGGTCGCTGGGCAGAACGTGTTTAGCCGGTACTGCCACATGCAGGCGAACTCTCACTCCTGGCAGGTTGGGCAACCCGTTAAGGGCGGAGACCAAGCCGGGCTCGTGGGCACCACTGGCATGTCCTTCGGGAACCACCTGCACCTGGTGATGCGCGTCGAAGACGAACCTGTCGATCCGCTGCCGTTCATCGCCGCGAACTCGAAGTAG
- a CDS encoding cytochrome c oxidase assembly protein, with the protein MYPAKASLELGDLFQFDLLSVSPLAWLAIVCLALYLAGAISLWMRRKRWGISSTLLFTFGCVIWFAATGLTANAYAEELVAVLLFQQITLMVVVPPFLLMGSPGRLLLRSTPRRGVGRPVLRLALCAYRSRTARVLLHPATVIIIAVLAFPTLYFTDTVSWFLELPSGHLILLTLFLAFGMIGAAPLWSLDPLPRAPSFVVRIVDVLLEIQIHATFGLILLRSTEPMFRWYAADPDAWKISRALDQAIAGGLIWSYGELPLIIVLIVTISKWRTSDLRQAKRREAQEDAELDAYNAYLASKFGKEQ; encoded by the coding sequence GTGTATCCCGCGAAGGCCAGCCTCGAGCTCGGCGACCTCTTCCAGTTCGATCTGCTCAGCGTGTCGCCGCTCGCCTGGCTCGCCATCGTCTGCCTCGCCCTATACCTCGCGGGAGCGATCTCCCTATGGATGCGCCGCAAACGATGGGGTATCAGTTCGACGCTTCTGTTCACGTTCGGATGCGTCATATGGTTTGCGGCAACCGGCCTGACCGCGAACGCCTACGCCGAGGAACTCGTCGCGGTGCTGCTCTTTCAGCAGATTACGCTTATGGTCGTCGTGCCCCCGTTCCTGCTCATGGGATCCCCGGGCCGGCTGTTGCTGCGCTCCACCCCGCGCCGCGGGGTCGGGCGCCCCGTGCTGCGCCTGGCCCTCTGCGCCTACCGCTCGCGCACCGCCCGGGTGCTCTTGCACCCGGCCACCGTGATCATCATCGCCGTTCTCGCCTTCCCCACCCTTTACTTCACCGACACGGTGAGCTGGTTCCTCGAGCTCCCGTCCGGGCATCTCATCCTGCTCACCCTGTTCCTTGCCTTCGGTATGATCGGTGCCGCCCCGCTGTGGTCACTCGACCCACTGCCGCGCGCCCCCTCATTCGTCGTGCGCATCGTCGACGTGCTCCTCGAAATCCAGATCCACGCGACCTTTGGACTCATACTGCTGCGCAGCACCGAGCCCATGTTCCGCTGGTACGCCGCCGACCCTGACGCCTGGAAGATCAGCCGCGCCCTCGACCAGGCCATCGCCGGCGGCCTGATCTGGTCGTACGGAGAGCTGCCGCTGATCATCGTGCTCATCGTCACCATCTCCAAATGGCGCACCAGCGATCTGCGGCAAGCGAAACGCCGCGAAGCGCAGGAGGATGCCGAGCTGGACGCCTACAACGCCTACCTCGCTTCTAAGTTCGGAAAGGAGCAGTGA